One window from the genome of Pseudonocardia hierapolitana encodes:
- a CDS encoding class I SAM-dependent methyltransferase yields the protein MSAAAVAEQDGRTGPLERPAGRTCRLCGSNQLRRFLDLGVVPRCELFLTPEAVAAPDVSYPLQVWVCERCLLVQLPPLFTPEETFTDYPYFSSYSTSRVEQARTLVEDAVRRLGLGLDSFVVEVGSNDGYLLQHLVRRWIRCLGIEPSVNVGETAREKGAPTFTEFLTAETGALVRAIHGPADLVIANYVYGDVPDVTDFTRGLRSLVADDGWASIEVQHLLTLVERTEFDTIYHEHFQYFTLLTGQRALATGGLSVVDVELVDIRGGAIRIWARPTECAMEPSVRVTEVLAAEEAAGLHVARGHDGFAEAVSRVRDDLVSFLIEARRAGKKVVGYGASGNGNTLLNYCGVRPDLLAYTVDRNPYKHGRYTPGTRIPVHAPERIAADRPDYVLVLPWNLRAELLDQLSYVREWGGKLVFPIPELEVVSPAPADRPLEHPVF from the coding sequence ATGTCCGCTGCGGCTGTTGCCGAGCAGGACGGTCGCACCGGACCGCTGGAGCGTCCCGCCGGGCGCACCTGCCGATTGTGCGGCTCGAACCAGCTGCGCAGGTTCCTCGACCTCGGGGTCGTACCCCGGTGCGAGCTGTTCCTCACTCCCGAGGCGGTGGCTGCCCCCGACGTGTCTTACCCGCTCCAGGTGTGGGTGTGCGAACGCTGCCTGCTGGTGCAGCTGCCGCCGTTGTTCACGCCGGAGGAGACGTTCACCGACTACCCCTACTTCTCCTCGTACTCGACGTCACGGGTGGAGCAGGCCCGCACCTTGGTCGAGGACGCGGTCCGGCGGCTCGGGCTGGGGCTCGACTCGTTCGTGGTCGAGGTGGGCAGCAACGACGGCTACCTGCTGCAGCACCTGGTGCGCCGATGGATCCGGTGCCTGGGGATCGAGCCGTCGGTGAACGTGGGGGAGACAGCGCGGGAGAAGGGGGCGCCGACGTTCACCGAGTTCCTCACGGCGGAGACCGGTGCTCTGGTGCGGGCGATCCACGGTCCGGCCGACTTGGTGATTGCGAACTACGTGTACGGCGACGTCCCGGACGTAACCGACTTCACGCGGGGGCTGCGGTCGCTGGTGGCCGACGACGGGTGGGCGTCGATCGAGGTGCAGCACCTGTTGACCCTGGTGGAGCGCACCGAGTTCGACACGATCTACCACGAGCATTTCCAGTACTTCACGCTGCTGACCGGGCAGCGGGCGCTGGCCACGGGTGGGTTGTCGGTCGTGGACGTCGAGTTGGTCGACATCCGCGGTGGGGCGATCCGGATCTGGGCGCGGCCGACCGAGTGCGCCATGGAGCCGAGCGTGAGGGTGACCGAGGTGCTGGCCGCGGAGGAGGCCGCAGGACTACACGTGGCGCGTGGGCACGACGGCTTCGCCGAGGCGGTGTCGCGGGTTCGCGACGATCTGGTGTCGTTCTTGATCGAGGCACGGCGGGCCGGGAAGAAGGTCGTTGGGTACGGGGCGTCAGGCAACGGCAACACGCTGTTGAACTATTGCGGCGTCCGGCCGGATCTTCTGGCATACACGGTGGACCGCAACCCGTACAAGCACGGGCGATACACCCCGGGCACGCGGATCCCGGTGCACGCGCCGGAGCGGATCGCGGCTGATCGTCCGGACTACGTGCTGGTGTTGCCGTGGAACCTGCGCGCCGAGCTGCTCGACCAGCTGTCCTACGTGCGCGAGTGGGGCGGCAAGCTGGTGTTCCCGATTCCGGAACTCGAGGTGGTGTCGCCCGCGCCGGCTGATCGTCCGCTCGAACACCCGGTGTTCTGA
- a CDS encoding ATP-binding protein, with translation MANPVEVSGREAEVLAAVGAHLSNAQIAGRLHLSVRTVEGHVSSLLRKYGVADRRELAALVGPEAGPAPPPGGVAGLPAARTSFVGRAAEQAAVLAALAEHRLVTLSGPGGVGKTRLAVVAAAAAAFPFGGAFVDLVPARGDSVPQAVAAALGVAEGPQQPLEAAIGGRLSRGRSLLVLDNCEHVVDAVAGFVERLLAACPTVTVLATSRERLAVPGERVVAVGPLPLGSDAERLFADRAVAPIDPGAVTDLCARLDGLPLAIELAAARSAALGAPGLLTGLGDYLRLLAGGRGQEVRHRSLRAVIGWSHDLLDDEERALFRRLAAFAGGFDLPAAAAVGGVELPVAADVLGRLVDKSLVVHEQGRWRLLATIRAVAADKLREAGETADVQHRYRVWAVDRAAALTKPSRAEVDLVLDDLRDALASYPPEPDPEAHALARSLGRITHARGFLQEARSRYEQAAAHAGTPDEQARDLRSAAECAEVGHDTGGAYDLLVEAGRVAADGNAKATALALAVDLACRCPATFAVEVPYERLRGLLAEATGAADGADPVAATRLAIAAAWNAGAEKLSPDRALAEEAVTAARRTGDPLLLSAALGALRGATVVDGRLQDAHRLSTERLALVPALDPTAPEGAAEIEDVLAVACADAVAAGEIAAALEVAGRILDGDVHGDSPHLSVSTVLPALVLAGDLGWARPRAPAMWEGWERAGRPPAVWLPGSAQFTALAWGLSGDAEEAARWNARAAEAGTGNVFHLQHAPLGVFTAARTAVHVGFAAGVPEPAARTPGARYHAYAVAAHAELAVVAGRPDAADRLAAAEAVTAGHPWAAACLARAAGRLRGDDDALAAAVAGFERIGAAFERAATLLLLPDRAAEGWAELEHVTSA, from the coding sequence ATGGCGAATCCCGTCGAGGTCTCCGGCCGAGAGGCCGAGGTTCTCGCGGCTGTGGGCGCGCACCTGAGCAACGCGCAGATCGCCGGCAGGCTGCACCTGTCGGTGCGCACGGTCGAGGGGCATGTCTCGTCGTTGCTGCGCAAGTACGGGGTGGCCGACCGCCGGGAGCTGGCTGCGCTGGTGGGTCCGGAGGCCGGCCCGGCGCCGCCACCGGGCGGGGTGGCGGGGCTGCCTGCGGCGCGGACGTCGTTCGTCGGGCGGGCCGCCGAGCAGGCCGCGGTGCTCGCCGCGCTGGCCGAGCACCGGCTGGTGACGCTGTCCGGGCCGGGTGGCGTGGGCAAGACACGACTTGCGGTGGTGGCGGCCGCTGCCGCGGCGTTCCCGTTCGGCGGCGCGTTCGTCGACCTGGTGCCGGCCCGCGGCGACTCGGTGCCGCAGGCGGTGGCGGCCGCGCTCGGCGTGGCCGAGGGACCGCAGCAGCCGCTCGAGGCCGCGATCGGCGGGAGGTTGAGCCGGGGCCGCTCGCTGCTCGTGCTGGACAACTGCGAGCACGTCGTCGACGCGGTGGCCGGGTTCGTCGAGCGCCTGCTCGCCGCCTGTCCCACGGTCACGGTGCTCGCCACCAGCCGGGAGCGGCTCGCGGTCCCGGGGGAGCGGGTGGTGGCGGTCGGCCCCCTTCCGCTGGGGTCGGACGCCGAGCGGCTCTTCGCCGACCGCGCGGTGGCACCCATCGATCCCGGCGCCGTCACGGACCTCTGCGCCCGCCTCGACGGGCTCCCACTCGCCATCGAGCTCGCGGCGGCCCGCAGCGCGGCGCTGGGAGCACCCGGCCTGCTCACCGGCCTCGGCGACTACCTGCGGCTCCTCGCCGGGGGCCGCGGCCAGGAGGTGCGGCACCGGTCGCTGCGCGCGGTGATCGGTTGGAGCCACGACCTGCTCGACGACGAGGAGCGCGCCCTGTTCCGCCGGCTCGCCGCCTTCGCAGGCGGGTTCGACCTGCCGGCCGCGGCGGCCGTCGGCGGGGTCGAACTCCCGGTGGCCGCAGACGTGCTCGGCCGGCTCGTGGACAAGAGCCTCGTGGTGCACGAGCAGGGTCGGTGGCGGCTGCTCGCCACGATCCGGGCCGTGGCCGCGGACAAGCTGCGGGAGGCGGGGGAGACCGCGGACGTGCAACACCGGTACCGGGTGTGGGCGGTCGATCGAGCCGCGGCGCTCACCAAGCCGAGCCGCGCGGAGGTGGACCTCGTGCTCGACGACCTGCGCGACGCGCTCGCGTCCTACCCGCCGGAGCCCGACCCGGAGGCACACGCACTGGCGCGCTCGCTCGGGCGGATCACCCACGCGCGCGGGTTCCTGCAGGAGGCGCGCTCGCGCTACGAGCAGGCGGCGGCGCACGCCGGGACTCCCGACGAGCAGGCTCGCGACCTGCGCTCGGCCGCGGAGTGCGCAGAGGTGGGCCACGACACCGGCGGCGCGTACGACCTGCTCGTCGAGGCCGGCCGGGTCGCCGCCGACGGGAACGCGAAGGCGACGGCGTTGGCGCTGGCGGTCGACCTGGCGTGCCGCTGCCCCGCCACGTTCGCCGTCGAGGTGCCCTACGAGCGGTTGCGCGGGCTGCTCGCGGAGGCGACCGGCGCCGCTGATGGGGCGGACCCGGTTGCCGCCACGCGGCTCGCGATCGCGGCGGCGTGGAACGCGGGGGCGGAGAAGCTCTCGCCCGACCGCGCGCTCGCCGAGGAGGCCGTCACCGCAGCCCGGCGCACCGGCGACCCGTTGCTGCTGAGCGCCGCGCTCGGAGCGCTCCGCGGCGCCACGGTCGTCGACGGCCGTCTCCAGGACGCGCACCGGCTCTCCACCGAGCGGCTCGCGCTCGTGCCGGCGCTCGACCCCACCGCCCCCGAGGGTGCGGCCGAGATCGAGGACGTGCTCGCGGTCGCGTGCGCCGACGCGGTGGCGGCCGGGGAGATCGCGGCCGCTCTCGAGGTCGCCGGCCGAATCCTCGACGGCGATGTGCACGGCGACTCCCCGCACCTGTCGGTGAGCACGGTGCTGCCGGCGCTCGTGCTGGCCGGGGACCTCGGGTGGGCGCGCCCCCGGGCACCGGCTATGTGGGAGGGCTGGGAGCGGGCCGGGCGCCCGCCCGCGGTGTGGCTGCCCGGATCGGCCCAGTTCACGGCGCTCGCGTGGGGGCTGTCCGGCGACGCAGAGGAGGCCGCGCGGTGGAACGCCCGCGCGGCGGAGGCCGGGACCGGGAACGTCTTCCACCTCCAGCACGCCCCGCTCGGCGTGTTCACGGCGGCGCGGACCGCCGTGCACGTCGGGTTCGCCGCCGGCGTTCCCGAGCCGGCGGCCCGCACCCCCGGAGCTCGCTACCACGCGTACGCGGTCGCCGCGCACGCCGAGCTGGCCGTGGTCGCCGGCCGGCCCGACGCCGCCGACCGGCTGGCGGCGGCCGAGGCCGTGACGGCCGGACACCCCTGGGCCGCTGCCTGCCTCGCCCGCGCCGCGGGCCGGTTGCGCGGCGACGACGACGCGCTCGCCGCCGCCGTCGCCGGTTTCGAGCGGATCGGCGCCGCGTTCGAGCGCGCCGCCACCCTCCTGCTCCTGCCCGACCGCGCCGCAGAGGGGTGGGCCGAGCTGGAGCACGTGACGTCCGCGTGA
- a CDS encoding glutamate-1-semialdehyde 2,1-aminomutase, with product MTDPSLPKSAALNARLHAAVPGGAHTYAKGDDQYPENLAPVISHGRGAHVWDADGNQYIEYGSGLRAVSLGHAHPRVVETVRRELDKGSNFVRPAVIEVEAAERFLQNVPTADMVKFTKNGSDATTAAVRLARAATGRTLIALCRDHPFFSTDDWFIGGTPMSAGIPDQATVTFPYGDLDALSSVLEQHEIAAIFLEAATQTEPPPGYLDGVRDLATRHGAILVFDEMITGFRWSEHGAQGVYGVTPDLSTFGKALGNGFAVSALAGKRELMGRGGLRTDEERVFLLSTTHGAETHSLAAAIAVMDTYAEEGIADQLHYLGDRLAAGVRKVAANAGVADHVVVRGRASNLVFATLDADGESSQDYRTLFLRQLITGGVIGPSFVVSAALSDEDIDRTIDVVAQACAVYREALDNGDPSPWLGGRPVKPVFRRYA from the coding sequence ATGACGGACCCGTCCCTGCCGAAGTCGGCGGCGCTGAACGCCCGCCTGCACGCCGCGGTGCCCGGCGGCGCCCACACCTACGCCAAGGGCGACGACCAGTACCCCGAGAACCTCGCGCCCGTGATCTCCCACGGCCGCGGCGCCCACGTCTGGGACGCCGACGGCAACCAATACATCGAGTACGGCTCCGGCCTGCGCGCCGTCTCCCTCGGACACGCCCACCCCCGCGTCGTCGAGACCGTCCGCCGCGAGCTCGACAAGGGCAGCAACTTCGTCCGTCCCGCGGTCATCGAGGTCGAGGCCGCCGAACGGTTCCTGCAGAACGTTCCCACCGCCGACATGGTCAAGTTCACCAAGAACGGCTCCGACGCCACCACCGCCGCCGTCCGGCTTGCCCGCGCCGCCACCGGCCGCACCCTCATCGCCCTGTGCCGCGACCACCCCTTCTTCTCCACCGACGACTGGTTCATCGGCGGCACCCCCATGTCCGCCGGCATCCCAGACCAGGCCACCGTCACCTTCCCCTACGGCGACCTCGACGCCCTCTCCTCGGTCCTGGAACAGCACGAGATCGCCGCGATCTTCCTCGAAGCCGCCACCCAGACCGAGCCGCCGCCCGGCTACCTCGACGGTGTCCGCGACCTCGCCACCCGCCACGGCGCCATCCTCGTCTTCGACGAGATGATCACCGGCTTCCGCTGGAGCGAGCACGGCGCACAGGGCGTCTACGGGGTCACCCCCGACCTGTCCACCTTCGGCAAGGCACTGGGCAACGGCTTCGCCGTCTCCGCCCTCGCCGGCAAGCGCGAGCTCATGGGACGCGGCGGGCTACGCACCGACGAGGAACGCGTGTTCCTTCTCTCCACCACCCACGGCGCAGAAACCCACTCCCTCGCCGCCGCCATCGCCGTGATGGACACCTACGCCGAAGAGGGCATCGCCGATCAGCTGCACTACCTCGGCGACCGACTCGCCGCCGGGGTCCGCAAGGTCGCCGCGAATGCAGGCGTCGCCGACCACGTCGTCGTCCGCGGCCGGGCCAGCAACCTCGTCTTCGCCACCCTCGACGCCGACGGCGAGTCGTCGCAGGACTACCGCACGCTGTTCCTGCGCCAGCTCATCACCGGCGGCGTGATCGGTCCGTCCTTCGTGGTCAGCGCCGCGCTCAGCGACGAGGACATCGACCGCACCATCGACGTCGTCGCCCAGGCCTGCGCCGTGTACCGCGAGGCGCTCGACAACGGCGATCCCAGCCCCTGGCTGGGCGGCCGGCCGGTCAAGCCGGTGTTCCGCCGCTACGCGTGA
- a CDS encoding phosphatase PAP2 family protein → MSAIAPRPDRAILPPGLHAPAAAVSVLALLVFGVFAARYADDSTAGRLDRRVQRLVGYPDTTPSLPDIVIASGGLDGTVVLAVVLCGIALALGHRKLAVLAIVGPGLTGVATTTLKPIIGRTIDGEFAFPSGHTGGATALGVVAAMLLIVVLRTPTGASAVLIVTGAVLFGGTMALALVAGRAHYATDTLGGFCVAVAVVLTSALVIERWPRELPRWGAR, encoded by the coding sequence GTGTCGGCCATCGCTCCCCGCCCGGATCGGGCGATCCTCCCGCCCGGGCTGCACGCACCGGCCGCGGCCGTCTCGGTGCTAGCGCTCCTCGTCTTCGGCGTGTTCGCCGCGCGGTACGCGGACGACTCCACCGCAGGCCGGCTCGACCGGCGCGTCCAGCGGCTCGTCGGCTACCCGGACACCACACCGTCGCTGCCCGACATCGTGATCGCCTCCGGCGGCCTGGATGGGACCGTCGTGCTCGCGGTGGTGCTCTGCGGCATCGCGCTCGCGCTCGGCCACCGCAAGCTGGCCGTGCTGGCGATCGTCGGGCCGGGGCTGACCGGCGTCGCGACCACGACGCTCAAACCGATCATCGGACGGACGATCGACGGGGAGTTCGCCTTCCCGAGCGGCCACACCGGCGGGGCCACCGCGCTCGGCGTGGTCGCCGCGATGCTGCTCATCGTTGTACTGCGCACCCCAACCGGTGCAAGCGCCGTCCTCATCGTGACAGGTGCGGTGCTCTTCGGAGGCACGATGGCACTCGCGCTCGTCGCCGGCCGGGCCCACTACGCCACCGACACCCTCGGCGGGTTCTGCGTGGCGGTCGCGGTGGTGCTCACCAGCGCGTTGGTCATCGAGCGATGGCCCCGCGAGTTACCTCGATGGGGAGCGCGATAG